One window of the Dethiobacter alkaliphilus AHT 1 genome contains the following:
- a CDS encoding 3D domain-containing protein — MEQVSLRARTGAESPISARYAPVVFLFVSAVLVLLVINIASHDVELVVDGESKAISTFSHNVAELLEETGVVVGEADFLSPGLEQNLQQGMVIELRRAFTVPVLADGAEYEHQVADATVAQVLAALEIELTEMDRVEPAGDHLLVPGDSVRVVRVERKLVTEQTELPYREIRRSNPELDRGETRVLSQGQAGLREDTVEIVSEDGEEVSVKVMQSEMVQPREDRVVEYGDNTVLARGGRSVSFDRVFQMEATAYCSGTAGTGCPIDANGRSQCTGSNNNGITASGQKAVAGTGSENNPHLVAVDTNLIPLGSRLYIDGYGYAVAADTGGAIVGNKIDLLFGTHQEALQFGRRNLRVYLLP; from the coding sequence TCCGCAGTATTAGTGTTGTTGGTCATTAACATTGCCAGTCATGATGTTGAGTTGGTTGTGGACGGAGAAAGCAAGGCCATTTCCACCTTCAGTCACAATGTGGCTGAATTGCTGGAGGAAACAGGTGTGGTGGTGGGAGAGGCAGATTTCCTCTCTCCCGGGCTTGAGCAAAACTTACAGCAGGGCATGGTCATTGAACTGAGACGTGCTTTTACCGTGCCGGTGCTGGCAGACGGAGCCGAGTATGAGCACCAGGTGGCCGATGCAACGGTGGCCCAGGTGCTGGCTGCGCTGGAAATAGAATTGACGGAGATGGACCGGGTAGAACCTGCCGGTGATCATTTGCTGGTCCCGGGAGACTCTGTTCGCGTGGTACGTGTTGAGCGAAAGTTGGTTACGGAGCAAACCGAACTTCCTTACCGGGAAATTCGCCGCTCCAACCCAGAGCTGGACCGAGGTGAGACCCGGGTATTGTCGCAGGGACAGGCCGGTCTCAGGGAGGATACGGTGGAGATAGTTTCAGAAGACGGAGAGGAAGTTTCGGTGAAGGTTATGCAGTCTGAGATGGTTCAGCCCAGAGAAGACCGTGTGGTGGAGTATGGCGACAATACGGTACTTGCCCGGGGGGGGCGCTCAGTCAGCTTTGACCGTGTATTTCAGATGGAGGCCACCGCTTACTGCAGTGGAACGGCAGGAACGGGCTGCCCCATTGATGCAAATGGGCGGAGCCAATGCACGGGAAGTAATAACAACGGGATTACAGCTTCGGGTCAAAAAGCGGTGGCGGGTACCGGCAGTGAGAACAATCCCCATCTGGTGGCGGTGGATACCAATCTTATTCCTTTGGGCAGCCGGCTGTACATCGATGGATACGGGTATGCCGTTGCCGCCGATACCGGAGGTGCCATCGTGGGTAACAAAATCGACCTGTTGTTTGGTACCCATCAGGAAGCGCTGCAATTTGGCCGCAGAAACCTTCGTGTTTATTTGCTGCCTTAA
- the rsmA gene encoding 16S rRNA (adenine(1518)-N(6)/adenine(1519)-N(6))-dimethyltransferase RsmA yields the protein MSKLSSPGHVSRLLEQHGVKLKKKWGQNFLVDENILKKIISAADVQKSDRILEIGPGIGSLTQKLAENASRVLTVEIDTRLIPVLRETLAEYDNVEIIHGDAMDFDPAPVCEEGPVKLVANLPYNVATPLLYRWLKDSRNCFSRLVCMVQKEVAERIVAKPGSKAYGTLSVICNYAARCEIAFDVPRTVFFPRPDVSSAVVQLIPYHVPAEDVADDAFFFKVVEAVFAQRRKTLLNTLNAAFPLTKEQLTAVCSAVEIDLSRRGETLTLQEFAKLSRVLYNKVGGL from the coding sequence GTGAGTAAATTGTCAAGTCCGGGTCATGTCTCCCGGTTGCTGGAGCAGCATGGTGTTAAGTTGAAAAAAAAATGGGGCCAGAATTTTCTGGTTGATGAAAACATCCTTAAAAAAATAATATCTGCAGCAGATGTGCAAAAGAGTGACAGAATACTGGAGATTGGGCCCGGGATAGGATCCCTGACACAAAAGCTGGCGGAAAATGCGTCCCGGGTGCTTACTGTGGAAATCGACACCCGCTTAATTCCGGTGCTAAGAGAAACATTGGCTGAATATGATAATGTTGAAATCATTCACGGAGATGCCATGGATTTTGATCCGGCTCCGGTTTGTGAGGAAGGCCCGGTTAAGCTGGTGGCCAATCTGCCCTATAACGTAGCCACTCCTCTTTTATACCGGTGGCTTAAAGATTCCAGGAACTGTTTTTCGCGCCTTGTTTGTATGGTGCAAAAAGAAGTGGCGGAGCGCATTGTGGCCAAACCCGGCAGTAAAGCTTACGGGACACTTTCTGTTATCTGCAATTATGCAGCCCGTTGTGAAATTGCTTTTGATGTGCCAAGAACAGTTTTTTTTCCCAGGCCCGATGTTTCCTCGGCGGTGGTTCAGTTGATTCCCTACCACGTCCCTGCTGAGGATGTGGCTGATGATGCCTTTTTCTTTAAAGTGGTGGAGGCGGTATTTGCGCAGCGCAGAAAAACCCTGTTAAATACTCTTAATGCGGCATTTCCTTTAACTAAGGAACAGCTTACTGCCGTTTGTTCCGCTGTGGAAATTGATTTATCCCGCCGGGGGGAAACGCTTACTTTGCAGGAGTTTGCAAAATTATCGAGGGTGCTCTATAATAAAGTCGGCGGCCTCTGA